In a genomic window of Chrysemys picta bellii isolate R12L10 chromosome 1, ASM1138683v2, whole genome shotgun sequence:
- the MRPL51 gene encoding large ribosomal subunit protein mL51 has product MGTLLQLARWGLLGRSLSLVQTARSLHCGVSSWIHVKLPPEPKEVDRWTEKRALFGVYDNIGILGDFQVHPKDLITGPRWLQGWRGNELQRCIRKKQFVGHRMFDQDYKNLNKRIRFLYRRFNRTGKHR; this is encoded by the exons ATGGGGACTCTGCTGCAGCTGGCAAGATGGGGCCTCTTGGGCCGTAGCCTCTCTCTGGTCCAGACCGCGAGGAGCCTCCACTGTG GGGTCTCTAGCTGGATCCATGTGAAGTTGCCCCCTGAACCTAAAGAGGTTGATCGCTGGACAGAGAAACGAGCCTTATTTGGGGTCTATGACAATATAGGAATTCTAG GAGACTTCCAGGTTCACCCCAAGGACTTGATCACAGGGCCCAGGTGGCTGCAAGGCTGGCGGGGAAATGAGCTACAGAGATGCATCCGCAAGAAGCAATTTGTAGGTCACCGAATGTTTGATCAGGATTACAAGAACCTTAACAAAAGGATCAGGTTCCTGTACAGACGTTTCAACCGCACTGGAAAGCACCGCTAG
- the VAMP1 gene encoding vesicle-associated membrane protein 1 isoform X1, with protein MSPCLIRSDPAQHSAPRAPEGGALGGGPPGPPPNISSNLRLQQSQAQMEEVVSIMSVNVEKVLDRDIRLTEMDGKAEALEAGASVFKTSAGKLKRKYWWKNCKMMIMLGVICAIVMVAIVRKYHIESEWRVREPPSPGKCHRLPFG; from the exons ATGTCTCCTTGTCTCATCAGGTCTGATCCAGCTCAGCACTCTGCTCCCAGGGCCCCAGAAGGGGGTGCTCTTGGTGGGGGTCCCCCTGGGCCTCCCCCCAACATAAGTAGTAACCTTCGGCTGCAGCAGTCCCAGGCCCAGATGGAGGAG gTGGTGAGCATAATGAGTGTGAATGTGGAGAAAGTGCTGGATCGAGACATAAGGCTTACCGAGATGGATGGCAAGGCAGAGGCACTTGAGGCTGGTGCCTCAGTGTTTAAAACTAGTGCAGGAAAGCTAAAGAGGAAGTACTGGTGGAAGAACTGTAAG ATGATGATCATGCTTGGAGTGATCTGTGCCATTGTGATGGTGGCGATTGTACGTAAGTACCATATAGAATCTGAATGGAGGGTCAGGGAGCCCCCAAGTCCTGGAAAATGCCACCGTCTCCCTTTTGGTTAA
- the VAMP1 gene encoding vesicle-associated membrane protein 1 isoform X2: MSPCLIRSDPAQHSAPRAPEGGALGGGPPGPPPNISSNLRLQQSQAQMEEVVSIMSVNVEKVLDRDIRLTEMDGKAEALEAGASVFKTSAGKLKRKYWWKNCKMMIMLGVICAIVMVAIVLYFCT; this comes from the exons ATGTCTCCTTGTCTCATCAGGTCTGATCCAGCTCAGCACTCTGCTCCCAGGGCCCCAGAAGGGGGTGCTCTTGGTGGGGGTCCCCCTGGGCCTCCCCCCAACATAAGTAGTAACCTTCGGCTGCAGCAGTCCCAGGCCCAGATGGAGGAG gTGGTGAGCATAATGAGTGTGAATGTGGAGAAAGTGCTGGATCGAGACATAAGGCTTACCGAGATGGATGGCAAGGCAGAGGCACTTGAGGCTGGTGCCTCAGTGTTTAAAACTAGTGCAGGAAAGCTAAAGAGGAAGTACTGGTGGAAGAACTGTAAG ATGATGATCATGCTTGGAGTGATCTGTGCCATTGTGATGGTGGCGATTGTAC TTTACTTTTGTACTTGA
- the VAMP1 gene encoding vesicle-associated membrane protein 1 isoform X3, which translates to MSDPAQHSAPRAPEGGALGGGPPGPPPNISSNLRLQQSQAQMEEVVSIMSVNVEKVLDRDIRLTEMDGKAEALEAGASVFKTSAGKLKRKYWWKNCKMMIMLGVICAIVMVAIVLYFCT; encoded by the exons AT GTCTGATCCAGCTCAGCACTCTGCTCCCAGGGCCCCAGAAGGGGGTGCTCTTGGTGGGGGTCCCCCTGGGCCTCCCCCCAACATAAGTAGTAACCTTCGGCTGCAGCAGTCCCAGGCCCAGATGGAGGAG gTGGTGAGCATAATGAGTGTGAATGTGGAGAAAGTGCTGGATCGAGACATAAGGCTTACCGAGATGGATGGCAAGGCAGAGGCACTTGAGGCTGGTGCCTCAGTGTTTAAAACTAGTGCAGGAAAGCTAAAGAGGAAGTACTGGTGGAAGAACTGTAAG ATGATGATCATGCTTGGAGTGATCTGTGCCATTGTGATGGTGGCGATTGTAC TTTACTTTTGTACTTGA